One genomic window of Devosia salina includes the following:
- a CDS encoding N-acetylmuramoyl-L-alanine amidase: MTRQFVIRLLLGLVTLLASLQAVAAQDAAVLPPLPNVIDARITATPERARLVVDLAARTEFSFVSLDDPQRLAIDVRAGTFSVPEPDGVPSEEGLVSAYAIEQAAADRVRTTLTLAGPAQVQQAYVLDAFEDQPARLVVDIIPATAEEFAANVERDKAASETVVPAESTPAGGSELPIASRPLVVIDPGHGGIDSGAEAVGGIKEKDIVLAFSLRLQELLVESGRFDVALTREDDSYLRLEERVELARSNKADLFISLHADSFQQPEIRGASVYTRDENATDVLDKVLADNENATDVIAGFAMPQTMAPEVVDILLDLMRREMRVQSYMAAQSIVHQLEPSVALRRFPVRQADFFVLQAPDVPSVLIELGFLSNASDMANLMQSDWQDRTAEAIARGISTYFDSLEEEQ, encoded by the coding sequence TTGACCAGACAGTTTGTGATACGCCTTTTGCTGGGCCTGGTGACGCTGCTGGCCAGCCTGCAGGCCGTTGCGGCGCAGGATGCGGCTGTGCTGCCGCCCTTGCCCAATGTCATCGATGCCCGGATTACCGCCACGCCTGAACGGGCGCGGCTGGTGGTCGACCTGGCGGCGCGCACCGAATTCTCCTTTGTGTCCCTCGACGATCCGCAACGGCTTGCCATCGATGTTCGCGCCGGCACGTTTTCGGTACCTGAGCCGGACGGCGTGCCGAGCGAGGAAGGCCTGGTGTCGGCCTATGCCATCGAGCAGGCCGCCGCGGACCGGGTGCGCACCACGCTGACCCTGGCCGGCCCCGCACAGGTGCAGCAGGCCTATGTGCTGGACGCTTTCGAAGACCAGCCGGCGCGGTTGGTGGTCGACATCATCCCGGCGACGGCGGAGGAATTCGCGGCCAATGTCGAGCGCGACAAGGCGGCGTCCGAGACGGTGGTGCCAGCGGAGTCGACCCCCGCAGGCGGATCGGAACTGCCCATTGCCAGCCGACCGCTGGTGGTGATCGACCCCGGCCATGGCGGCATCGACAGTGGCGCCGAGGCGGTTGGCGGGATCAAGGAGAAGGATATCGTGCTGGCGTTCTCACTGCGCCTGCAGGAATTGCTGGTCGAATCGGGGCGGTTCGACGTGGCGCTGACCCGTGAAGACGATTCCTATCTGCGACTGGAAGAGCGGGTGGAGTTGGCCCGCTCGAACAAGGCGGACCTGTTCATTTCGCTGCACGCAGACAGTTTCCAGCAGCCCGAAATCCGGGGCGCCTCGGTCTATACCCGCGACGAGAACGCCACCGACGTATTGGACAAGGTGCTGGCAGACAACGAAAACGCTACCGATGTCATTGCCGGCTTCGCCATGCCGCAAACCATGGCGCCGGAAGTCGTGGATATATTGCTCGACCTGATGCGGCGCGAAATGCGGGTGCAGTCCTATATGGCTGCACAGTCAATCGTGCATCAGCTTGAACCGAGCGTGGCGCTGCGGCGTTTCCCCGTGCGGCAGGCGGATTTCTTCGTGCTGCAGGCGCCGGATGTGCCGTCGGTGCTGATCGAACTGGGGTTCCTTTCCAATGCCAGCGACATGGCCAACCTGATGCAGTCGGACTGGCAGGACCGGACGGCCGAAGCCATAGCACGCGGGATTTCCACCTATTTTGACAGTCTTGAGGAAGAGCAATGA
- the accC gene encoding acetyl-CoA carboxylase biotin carboxylase subunit: protein MFQKVLIANRGEIALRILRACKEMGIQTVAVHSTADANAMHVRLADESVCIGPNAARDSYLNIPSIMAACEITGADAVHPGYGFLSENARFAKILTEHNVTFIGPSAHHIEIMGDKITAKKTAVELGIPVVPGSAGAVETEADAKKTAKEIGYPVLIKATAGGGGRGMKVAKTEKDLLEAWSTARTEAKAAFGNDSVYMEKYLGKPRHIEVQVLGDGQGNAVHLGVRDCSLQRRHQKVWEEAGGPTISPSERDEIGEICAAAMRKLKYSGAGTIEFLYENGEFYFIEMNTRLQVEHPVTERITGVDIVYEQIKVASGEKLSMTQDQVQFYGHAIEVRINAEDPQTFAPSPGTITFYHPAGGVGIRVDSAVYQGYRIPPYYDSLIGKLIVYGRTREECLKRLSRAVDEFVIDGVKTTLPLFQRLLKEPDVLAGNYDIHWLEKFLANNKA, encoded by the coding sequence ATGTTCCAGAAAGTCCTCATCGCCAATCGCGGCGAAATCGCATTGCGCATCCTGCGCGCCTGCAAGGAAATGGGCATCCAGACCGTCGCCGTGCACTCGACGGCCGACGCCAATGCCATGCATGTGCGCCTGGCCGATGAAAGCGTCTGTATCGGCCCCAATGCCGCGCGCGACAGCTATCTCAACATCCCCTCCATCATGGCGGCCTGCGAGATCACCGGCGCCGACGCCGTCCATCCCGGCTATGGCTTCCTCTCGGAGAACGCCCGCTTCGCCAAGATCCTGACCGAGCACAATGTGACCTTCATCGGTCCCTCGGCGCACCATATCGAGATCATGGGCGACAAGATCACCGCCAAGAAGACGGCGGTCGAGCTCGGCATTCCCGTGGTCCCCGGCTCCGCCGGCGCCGTCGAAACCGAGGCGGACGCCAAGAAGACCGCCAAGGAAATTGGCTATCCGGTGCTGATCAAGGCCACCGCCGGCGGCGGCGGTCGCGGCATGAAGGTCGCCAAGACCGAAAAGGACCTGCTCGAGGCCTGGTCAACCGCCCGCACCGAGGCAAAGGCCGCTTTTGGCAATGACTCGGTCTATATGGAAAAATACCTCGGCAAGCCGCGCCATATCGAGGTGCAGGTGCTCGGCGACGGCCAGGGCAATGCCGTGCATCTGGGCGTGCGCGACTGTTCGTTGCAGCGCCGCCACCAGAAGGTCTGGGAAGAGGCCGGCGGCCCGACCATTTCTCCGTCCGAGCGCGACGAGATCGGCGAGATCTGCGCCGCCGCCATGCGCAAGCTGAAATATTCCGGCGCCGGCACCATCGAGTTTCTCTATGAGAACGGCGAGTTCTATTTCATCGAGATGAACACCCGTCTCCAGGTGGAGCATCCGGTTACCGAGCGCATCACCGGCGTCGACATCGTCTATGAGCAGATCAAGGTCGCTTCGGGCGAAAAGCTCTCGATGACGCAGGACCAGGTGCAGTTCTATGGCCATGCCATCGAAGTACGCATCAATGCCGAGGACCCGCAGACCTTTGCGCCCTCGCCCGGCACCATCACCTTCTACCACCCGGCCGGCGGCGTCGGCATCCGCGTCGATTCGGCGGTCTATCAGGGCTATCGCATCCCGCCCTACTATGACTCGCTGATCGGCAAGCTGATCGTCTATGGCCGCACCCGCGAAGAGTGCCTCAAGCGCCTCAGCCGCGCCGTGGACGAATTCGTCATCGATGGCGTCAAGACCACCCTGCCCCTGTTCCAGCGCCTCCTCAAGGAGCCGGACGTTCTGGCCGGCAATTACGACATCCACTGGCTGGAAAAATTCCTGGCCAACAACAAGGCCTGA
- the accB gene encoding acetyl-CoA carboxylase biotin carboxyl carrier protein, whose translation MTKSSVDQDLIRAIAELLNKENLAEIEIEQEDLRVRVTRSYPAEAPAYAPAPMHYMAAPAAPAPAAAPSAPSGSVPAAAPAKAEDLASNPGTLTSPMVGTAYRSPEPGKPAFVDVGTKVSEGQTVLIIEAMKTMNQIPAHRSGTVTRILVEDAQPVEYGEPLVVIE comes from the coding sequence ATGACCAAGTCATCAGTGGATCAGGACCTGATCCGCGCCATTGCCGAACTGCTCAACAAGGAAAACCTTGCCGAGATCGAGATCGAGCAGGAAGATTTGCGGGTCCGCGTCACGCGCTCCTACCCCGCCGAGGCGCCGGCCTATGCGCCGGCCCCCATGCACTACATGGCGGCGCCCGCTGCGCCCGCCCCCGCTGCCGCCCCGAGCGCCCCTTCTGGGTCGGTCCCCGCTGCCGCACCAGCCAAGGCCGAGGACCTGGCGTCCAATCCGGGCACGCTGACGTCCCCCATGGTGGGCACCGCCTATCGCTCGCCCGAGCCGGGCAAGCCGGCCTTTGTCGATGTGGGCACCAAGGTCTCCGAGGGTCAGACCGTTCTGATCATCGAGGCGATGAAGACCATGAACCAGATCCCGGCGCACCGTTCGGGCACCGTCACCCGCATTCTCGTGGAAGATGCCCAGCCGGTCGAATATGGCGAGCCGCTCGTTGTCATCGAGTAA
- a CDS encoding AzlC family ABC transporter permease → MSQVSALSDSATDQFFAGARACVPVAISVAAYGMVWGMLARSAGLSLIEVMMMSGLVFAGSAQFVALDLWTATPSTLPIGPLVLAALIVNLRYLLLTATLRPLYPAGKLGRGALGMYLVTDENWAMTVAAMARGGGSVAFLMGGGVLAWLSWMSTNLIGYGLGSAIDDPARWGLDFAFTATFLALMLGMWKGRGDIVPWLVAALAAIFTAQYVEGSWHILVGGVAGSLAGALMEVRRHVHLA, encoded by the coding sequence ATGTCGCAGGTCTCCGCCCTCTCCGATTCCGCAACCGACCAGTTCTTCGCCGGCGCGCGCGCCTGCGTGCCCGTTGCCATTTCGGTGGCCGCCTACGGCATGGTCTGGGGCATGCTGGCGCGCAGTGCCGGCCTCAGCCTCATTGAAGTCATGATGATGAGCGGCCTGGTCTTTGCCGGCTCGGCCCAGTTCGTAGCGCTCGACCTCTGGACGGCGACGCCCTCTACCCTGCCCATCGGCCCGCTGGTGCTCGCGGCCCTGATCGTCAATCTGCGTTATCTGCTGCTCACTGCCACGCTGCGCCCGCTCTACCCGGCTGGAAAGCTCGGACGCGGCGCGCTCGGCATGTATCTGGTGACCGACGAGAACTGGGCCATGACGGTGGCCGCCATGGCCCGGGGCGGCGGCAGCGTCGCCTTTCTCATGGGCGGTGGCGTCCTGGCCTGGCTCTCCTGGATGAGCACCAACCTCATCGGCTACGGCCTCGGTTCCGCCATCGATGATCCGGCGCGCTGGGGTCTCGATTTCGCCTTTACCGCCACCTTCCTTGCCCTGATGCTGGGCATGTGGAAGGGCCGCGGGGACATCGTTCCCTGGCTGGTCGCGGCTCTGGCCGCCATTTTCACGGCCCAATATGTCGAGGGTAGCTGGCACATCCTGGTGGGCGGAGTGGCGGGCAGTCTTGCGGGTGCCCTTATGGAGGTGCGCCGGCATGTTCACCTCGCCTGA
- a CDS encoding MATE family efflux transporter: MQFQSTRPLWQRFALFLVPLMASNILQALSGTVNSIYVGQMIGVEALAATATFFPIMFFLMSFLIGLSAGSTVLIGQAWGARNVEKVKQVAGTTLAAAIVLGLVVAIVGGIWTEQIMTVLGAPENIRQLAVGYARIVLIGMPGFFLFLVVTSVLRGVGDTITPLFSLMLSLAVGLVVTPALIQGWIGLPQLGVNAAAVAMIAGFTTVLVFLFVYMRVRNMPLAPDHVLLRAMLRPDIKLLGLILKLGIPAGLQMVISSIAGIVVVGLVNRFGSDATAAYGALGQVMSYVQFPAMSIGIAASIFAAQAIGARQVDQIGAITRTALTLNLIITGGLIILAYLFSQHVVALFITDPAVVDLTETLLHVMLWSILCFGWSVVFSGIMRASGTVYAPMALSLACILCIELPGAIWLSQTSLGLVGIWVAYAASFTMMLVLQSGWYMLVWRRKEIVALV; the protein is encoded by the coding sequence ATGCAGTTCCAGTCCACCCGCCCCCTCTGGCAGCGGTTCGCCCTGTTCCTGGTGCCGTTGATGGCCTCCAATATCCTGCAGGCGCTGTCGGGCACGGTCAACTCGATCTATGTGGGGCAGATGATCGGGGTCGAGGCGCTGGCGGCGACGGCGACCTTCTTCCCGATCATGTTCTTCCTGATGAGCTTCCTGATCGGGCTTTCCGCCGGGTCGACGGTGCTGATTGGCCAGGCCTGGGGCGCCCGCAATGTCGAGAAGGTCAAGCAGGTGGCGGGGACGACCCTTGCGGCCGCGATTGTGCTCGGGCTCGTGGTGGCGATCGTGGGCGGCATCTGGACCGAGCAGATCATGACCGTGCTCGGCGCGCCGGAGAACATCCGGCAGCTCGCGGTCGGCTATGCGCGAATCGTGCTGATCGGCATGCCGGGTTTCTTCCTCTTTCTTGTCGTGACCTCGGTGTTGCGCGGCGTCGGCGATACGATCACGCCGCTGTTTTCCCTCATGCTGTCGCTGGCGGTAGGGCTGGTGGTAACCCCGGCCCTGATCCAGGGCTGGATCGGATTGCCGCAACTGGGCGTCAACGCCGCGGCCGTCGCCATGATCGCCGGTTTCACCACGGTGCTGGTGTTCCTGTTCGTCTATATGCGGGTGCGCAACATGCCGCTGGCGCCCGATCATGTCCTGCTGCGCGCCATGCTGCGTCCGGACATCAAGCTGCTGGGCCTGATCCTGAAGCTGGGCATTCCCGCCGGGCTGCAGATGGTGATCTCGTCAATCGCCGGCATCGTGGTGGTCGGCCTCGTCAACCGTTTCGGTTCGGATGCGACGGCGGCCTATGGCGCGCTGGGGCAGGTGATGAGCTACGTGCAGTTCCCGGCCATGTCGATCGGGATCGCGGCCTCGATCTTTGCTGCCCAGGCCATTGGCGCGCGGCAGGTGGACCAGATCGGGGCGATCACGCGCACTGCGCTGACGCTGAACCTGATCATTACCGGTGGCCTCATCATCCTGGCCTATCTTTTCAGCCAGCACGTTGTGGCGCTGTTCATCACCGATCCGGCAGTGGTCGACCTCACCGAGACGCTGCTGCATGTGATGCTGTGGAGCATTCTGTGCTTCGGCTGGAGCGTGGTGTTTTCCGGGATCATGCGGGCGAGCGGCACGGTTTATGCGCCCATGGCGCTGTCGCTGGCGTGCATTCTGTGCATCGAACTGCCCGGCGCCATCTGGCTGAGCCAGACCAGCCTGGGGCTGGTCGGCATATGGGTCGCCTATGCGGCGAGCTTCACCATGATGCTGGTGCTGCAGTCGGGCTGGTACATGCTGGTATGGCGGCGCAAGGAGATCGTGGCGCTCGTCTAG
- a CDS encoding Rne/Rng family ribonuclease yields the protein MATKRMLVDAIHPEETRIVVTAGNRLEEFDFESATRRQLRGNIYLAKVTRVEPSLQAAFVEYGGNRHGFLAFSEIHPDYYQIPVADREALLRDEEHEDEHHDDTDDTVSLPEGVSEPDAEADPQEPGDAGHIEQAPANSEPVESIGGADALEEVPERRRSSQQRRHQYKIQEVIKRRQVMLVQVVKEERGNKGAALTTYLSLAGRYSVLMPNTARGGGISRKITNAADRKRLKEITADLEVPQGMGVILRTAGASRTKAEVKRDFEYLMRLWESVRTLTLESSAPCLVYEEGSLIKRTIRDLYNKDIDEVLVAGDNAYREAKDFMKMIMPSHAKNVKPYGEEQPLFSKFGVENQLDQMFSPTVTLPSGGYIVINPTEALVSIDVNSGRSTKEHNIEDTALQTNLEAAEEVARQLRLRDLAGLIVIDFIDMMENRSNRAVERKLKDCLKDDRARIQVGRISHFGLMEMSRQRIRFGVVESSTHKCPICDGTGLVRSTESLALMIMRHIEDHVLRKQGQSINVRVPVEVALYILNYKRETLSQLEMRNNLSITITADGKMTGHQFAIEKGEARVSAYADQRAAAHVRVDSAVIEDADEDEVEAEVEEAEETEARSADQGEGEGSGRRRRRRRRRGGRNGDQPAQQASETGADAEADSDAEGEDEDGSEDAAARQAVEGDGDGENRRRRRRGRRGGRRNRRDQNGETGSEAAEAAVSAPEDAVIEHVEMNAGPETAEASAAEEKPAEKPKRTRRKKVTETEESAPAESAPVEAITTDETPAEPAAEEKPKRKPRARKPKAEAAESAPEAAVSEAAPAKTRATRATKAAKAEEPAAEPAAEEKPARSRRVKKELPPEGVVVTSSASAPAAEEAEQPEGEPDKKKKVGWWQRRLGLG from the coding sequence ATGGCGACCAAGAGAATGCTGGTGGATGCCATCCACCCGGAAGAAACACGGATTGTCGTTACCGCCGGTAACCGGCTCGAGGAATTCGACTTCGAATCGGCGACCCGCCGCCAGTTGCGGGGCAATATCTACCTCGCGAAAGTCACGCGGGTTGAGCCGAGCCTGCAGGCGGCCTTTGTCGAATATGGCGGCAACCGCCACGGCTTCCTCGCCTTTTCGGAAATCCATCCCGATTACTACCAGATCCCCGTGGCCGATCGCGAAGCCCTCTTGCGCGACGAGGAGCACGAGGACGAGCACCACGACGACACCGACGACACGGTTTCGCTGCCCGAGGGCGTGAGCGAGCCTGACGCGGAAGCCGACCCGCAGGAACCGGGCGACGCCGGCCATATCGAGCAAGCCCCCGCCAATAGCGAGCCGGTGGAATCCATCGGTGGTGCCGATGCGCTCGAGGAAGTGCCCGAGCGCCGCCGGTCCAGCCAGCAGCGCCGCCACCAGTACAAGATCCAGGAAGTGATTAAGCGCCGCCAGGTCATGCTGGTGCAGGTCGTCAAGGAAGAACGCGGCAATAAGGGCGCCGCGCTCACCACCTATCTTTCGCTGGCCGGACGCTATTCCGTGCTGATGCCCAATACCGCCCGTGGCGGTGGCATTTCGCGCAAGATCACCAATGCGGCCGACCGCAAGCGTTTGAAGGAAATCACCGCCGACCTGGAAGTGCCGCAGGGCATGGGCGTCATCCTGCGCACGGCCGGTGCCTCGCGCACCAAGGCCGAGGTCAAGCGCGACTTCGAATATCTGATGCGCCTGTGGGAAAGCGTGCGCACGCTGACGCTGGAGAGCTCGGCGCCGTGCCTCGTCTATGAGGAAGGTTCGCTCATCAAGCGCACCATCCGCGACCTTTACAACAAGGACATCGATGAAGTTCTCGTGGCGGGCGACAACGCCTATCGCGAGGCCAAGGACTTCATGAAGATGATCATGCCGTCCCACGCCAAGAACGTGAAGCCTTACGGCGAAGAGCAGCCCCTTTTCTCCAAGTTCGGCGTCGAGAACCAGCTCGACCAGATGTTCTCGCCCACAGTCACCCTGCCCTCGGGCGGCTATATCGTCATCAACCCGACCGAGGCGCTCGTTTCCATCGACGTGAACTCGGGCCGCTCCACCAAGGAGCACAATATCGAAGACACCGCCCTCCAGACCAATCTGGAAGCGGCCGAGGAAGTGGCCCGCCAGCTCCGCCTGCGCGATCTGGCCGGCCTCATCGTCATCGACTTCATCGACATGATGGAGAACCGGTCGAACCGAGCCGTCGAGCGCAAGCTCAAGGATTGCCTCAAGGACGATCGCGCCCGCATCCAGGTTGGCCGGATATCCCATTTCGGCCTCATGGAAATGAGCCGCCAGCGCATCCGCTTCGGCGTGGTGGAAAGCTCCACCCACAAGTGCCCGATCTGCGATGGCACCGGTCTCGTGCGGTCCACCGAAAGCCTGGCGCTGATGATCATGCGCCACATCGAGGATCACGTCCTGCGCAAGCAGGGCCAGTCCATCAATGTCCGGGTGCCCGTGGAAGTGGCGCTCTACATCCTCAACTACAAGCGCGAGACCCTGTCGCAGCTTGAGATGCGCAACAACCTCTCCATCACCATCACTGCCGATGGCAAGATGACCGGTCACCAGTTCGCCATCGAAAAGGGCGAGGCCCGGGTCTCGGCCTATGCCGATCAGCGTGCCGCCGCCCATGTGCGGGTCGACAGTGCCGTGATCGAGGATGCTGACGAGGACGAGGTCGAAGCCGAGGTCGAAGAGGCCGAGGAGACCGAAGCCCGTTCCGCCGACCAGGGCGAAGGGGAAGGCAGTGGCCGCCGCCGCCGTCGTCGTCGTCGTCGCGGTGGTCGCAATGGCGATCAGCCCGCGCAGCAGGCGTCCGAAACTGGTGCCGATGCCGAAGCGGATTCCGACGCCGAAGGCGAAGACGAGGATGGCAGCGAGGATGCTGCGGCCCGCCAGGCCGTCGAGGGTGATGGCGATGGCGAAAACCGCCGCCGCCGTCGTCGTGGTCGCCGCGGTGGCCGCCGCAATCGCCGCGATCAGAATGGCGAGACCGGGTCCGAAGCCGCGGAGGCCGCGGTCTCGGCGCCGGAAGACGCCGTGATCGAGCATGTCGAAATGAACGCCGGGCCGGAAACGGCAGAAGCGTCTGCAGCCGAGGAAAAGCCGGCTGAAAAGCCCAAGCGCACCCGTCGCAAGAAGGTTACCGAAACCGAGGAATCGGCGCCTGCCGAATCCGCGCCGGTTGAAGCGATCACCACCGACGAAACGCCCGCTGAACCGGCTGCCGAGGAAAAACCGAAGCGCAAGCCGCGTGCGCGCAAGCCCAAGGCCGAGGCCGCAGAATCTGCGCCAGAGGCAGCGGTCTCCGAGGCCGCGCCGGCCAAGACCAGGGCTACGAGGGCAACCAAGGCCGCCAAGGCGGAAGAACCTGCCGCTGAGCCCGCTGCCGAGGAGAAGCCGGCCCGCTCGCGCCGCGTCAAGAAGGAACTACCGCCCGAAGGCGTGGTGGTGACCTCCAGCGCCTCCGCGCCTGCTGCCGAGGAGGCCGAACAGCCCGAAGGCGAGCCGGACAAGAAGAAGAAGGTCGGCTGGTGGCAGCGCCGCCTCGGCCTCGGCTAG
- a CDS encoding AzlD domain-containing protein, giving the protein MFTSPEAVLAILGMALVTIAIKASGLLLADRLPREGFAAAWLRHIPGAVLAALVAPALVTGSVAEVVAALATGTIFVFSRNLFAAMAGGVLTVYLMRLWLGA; this is encoded by the coding sequence ATGTTCACCTCGCCTGAGGCCGTTCTCGCCATCCTCGGGATGGCGCTGGTCACCATTGCCATCAAGGCCAGCGGCCTGCTGCTGGCAGATCGCCTGCCGCGCGAGGGCTTTGCTGCCGCCTGGCTGCGCCACATTCCCGGCGCGGTCCTGGCCGCGCTGGTTGCACCGGCCCTGGTGACTGGAAGTGTGGCCGAAGTCGTCGCCGCCCTCGCGACCGGCACGATCTTCGTGTTCTCGCGCAACCTATTCGCGGCCATGGCCGGCGGCGTGCTGACTGTCTACCTCATGCGCCTGTGGTTGGGCGCATAG
- the aroQ gene encoding type II 3-dehydroquinate dehydratase produces the protein MTKRVLVLNGPNLNLLGTREPGTYGAETLKDIEALCKAAAAELDLSLDFRQSNHEGELVTWIQDARKTADGILINPAAYSHTSVAIHDALRAVSLPVAEVHLTNIHQREAFRHHSYVSSVAFGVICGFGSLGYKLALMALAEKLK, from the coding sequence ATGACCAAACGCGTTCTCGTCTTAAACGGCCCGAACCTTAACCTGCTCGGCACCCGCGAGCCGGGCACCTATGGCGCCGAAACGCTCAAGGACATCGAGGCCCTGTGCAAGGCGGCTGCGGCCGAGTTGGACCTGAGCCTCGATTTCCGCCAGTCCAACCACGAAGGCGAACTGGTGACCTGGATTCAGGATGCCCGCAAGACTGCGGACGGCATCCTCATCAACCCGGCCGCCTATTCCCATACTTCGGTTGCCATTCACGATGCCCTGAGGGCCGTGAGCCTGCCGGTTGCCGAAGTCCACCTCACCAATATCCATCAGCGCGAAGCGTTCCGACACCATTCCTATGTGTCCTCGGTCGCTTTCGGTGTCATTTGCGGCTTTGGCTCGCTTGGATATAAACTGGCCCTCATGGCCTTGGCCGAAAAACTCAAATAA
- a CDS encoding DsbA family protein codes for MKNLSIALAAIAGILAGALGYSLLNQPAPETDAVAVRAIVEQVLEEQSALAAATAPAEPEVASIDPAVLNPMIEQFLLSDPKVLQRVSTALEDTLRAEEAERSETALAEFHNKIFNAPDQIVLGNPEGDVTLVEFFDYNCGYCRAALPDLAALLEEDPNLKVILKEFPILSNESIDAARVAVLVGQSDASYWDFHSALFTSRGKVDKSVALAAAQDLGLSPVELELKMGDPSVAKTIQGSYEIAQALGITGTPTYIIGNEIIPGAIGADELRARIADMRACGRTQCS; via the coding sequence ATGAAGAACCTGTCCATCGCACTGGCCGCCATTGCCGGAATTCTCGCTGGTGCCCTGGGATATTCCCTCCTCAATCAACCCGCCCCCGAAACCGACGCCGTGGCCGTCCGCGCCATTGTCGAGCAGGTGCTGGAGGAACAATCTGCCCTGGCTGCTGCGACTGCACCCGCCGAGCCGGAGGTGGCCAGCATCGACCCGGCCGTGCTCAACCCGATGATCGAGCAATTCCTGCTCAGCGACCCCAAGGTGCTGCAACGCGTCTCAACGGCCCTCGAGGACACGCTGCGGGCTGAGGAGGCCGAACGGTCCGAAACGGCGCTGGCGGAGTTCCACAACAAGATTTTCAACGCCCCCGACCAGATCGTGCTCGGCAATCCGGAGGGCGACGTCACCCTGGTCGAATTCTTCGACTACAATTGCGGCTATTGCCGCGCTGCCCTGCCCGATCTTGCCGCCCTGCTGGAGGAAGACCCGAACCTCAAGGTCATCCTCAAGGAATTCCCCATTCTCTCCAACGAATCCATCGATGCGGCACGTGTCGCCGTGCTGGTCGGTCAGAGCGATGCGAGCTATTGGGATTTCCACTCCGCGCTGTTCACCAGTCGCGGCAAGGTCGACAAGTCCGTGGCCCTGGCCGCGGCACAGGACCTGGGCCTCTCGCCGGTCGAGCTGGAACTGAAGATGGGCGATCCAAGCGTTGCCAAGACCATTCAGGGCTCCTACGAAATCGCCCAGGCGCTCGGCATCACCGGCACCCCCACCTATATCATCGGTAACGAGATCATTCCCGGTGCCATAGGTGCGGACGAACTGCGTGCCCGCATTGCCGACATGCGCGCCTGCGGCCGGACGCAGTGCAGCTGA
- a CDS encoding pyridoxal phosphate-dependent aminotransferase, with product MLTPSPDGLMPFFAMDILKRAKALEAQGRSVCHLEVGEPGAPPAPRVIEAVARALPEPQGYTNAKGLTGLREGLATYYERQHGASVDSELILATMGSSAGFILAFHTAFRPGARIAITRPGYPAYVNTLLGLGFGVAEIPVSAANGWRLTGEQIAAAYAQQPFEGLLFASPANPTGAAVDRAQLADIIGTCARLGVTFISDEIYHGLDYAGPSVSALELTRDAIVINSFSKYYCMTGWRIGWMVLPEALIRRAEILQQNLFISAPTLSQIGATVALEERDYAEEQKAAYAQNRLLLGQGLRELGFDMPGDGDGAFYAYAGISRFSNDAMDFCLNMLDRAGVAATPGIDFDRTNGNGFVRFGYAGTQSSIEMALERMRKFLAAGG from the coding sequence ATGTTGACCCCTTCGCCCGACGGCCTGATGCCGTTCTTTGCCATGGACATTCTCAAGCGCGCCAAGGCGCTTGAAGCGCAGGGCCGGAGCGTGTGCCACCTGGAAGTCGGGGAACCGGGCGCGCCGCCGGCGCCGCGGGTCATTGAAGCGGTGGCGCGCGCCCTGCCGGAGCCGCAGGGCTATACCAATGCCAAGGGCCTGACGGGCCTCAGGGAGGGCCTGGCCACCTATTATGAACGGCAGCATGGAGCCAGTGTCGACTCGGAGCTGATCCTGGCCACGATGGGTTCGTCGGCCGGGTTCATCCTGGCCTTTCATACCGCGTTCAGGCCGGGCGCGCGCATTGCCATTACAAGGCCCGGCTATCCGGCCTATGTGAATACGCTGCTGGGCCTGGGGTTCGGGGTGGCGGAAATTCCGGTGAGCGCGGCCAATGGCTGGCGGTTGACCGGAGAGCAGATCGCGGCCGCCTATGCGCAGCAGCCGTTCGAGGGGCTATTGTTCGCCAGTCCGGCCAATCCGACGGGCGCGGCGGTCGACCGGGCGCAACTGGCCGATATCATCGGCACCTGCGCGCGGTTGGGGGTGACGTTCATCTCGGACGAAATCTATCATGGGCTGGACTATGCGGGCCCCTCGGTCAGCGCGCTGGAACTGACCCGCGATGCCATCGTCATCAACAGCTTCTCGAAATATTACTGCATGACCGGCTGGCGCATCGGCTGGATGGTGCTGCCCGAAGCCCTGATCCGGCGAGCCGAAATCCTGCAGCAGAACCTGTTCATTTCGGCGCCGACGCTGAGCCAGATCGGCGCGACGGTGGCGCTTGAAGAGCGGGACTATGCCGAAGAACAGAAGGCCGCCTATGCCCAGAACCGGCTGTTGCTGGGGCAGGGGCTGCGAGAGCTGGGATTCGACATGCCCGGCGATGGCGATGGCGCCTTCTATGCCTATGCGGGGATCAGCCGGTTTTCCAATGATGCGATGGACTTCTGCCTGAACATGCTGGACCGGGCGGGCGTGGCCGCGACGCCGGGGATCGACTTCGACCGGACCAATGGCAATGGCTTCGTGCGCTTCGGCTATGCCGGGACGCAGAGCAGCATCGAGATGGCGCTCGAACGGATGCGGAAATTCCTGGCGGCGGGCGGGTGA